One region of Vigna angularis cultivar LongXiaoDou No.4 chromosome 10, ASM1680809v1, whole genome shotgun sequence genomic DNA includes:
- the LOC108335422 gene encoding protein DETOXIFICATION 49 — MCELSSSTSTLGESNEGHPHTHTTKIQEPDMLALLIPKPPTTFQQAQKNHQNTHFSLAFNEAKCIANTALPMVLTGLLLYSRSVISMLFLGRAGELALAGGSLAIGFANITGYSILSGLAMGMEPICGQAFGAKRFKLLGFAMQRTIVLLLLTSIFISFFWLNMKKILLLCGQQEDIATQAQSFILYSLPDLVAQSLLHPLRIYLRSQSITLPLTYTAFLSILLHVPINYLLVSVFKLGIKGIALGAVWTNFNLVFSLILYIWVSQIYKKTWTPISLKGIFCGWKALLDLAIPSCISVCLEWWWYEIMILLCGLLINPQATVASMGVLIQTTALIYIFPSSLSFAVSTRVGNEVGAENPKRAKLAALVGLSFSYVLGLSALFFAVSVRHVWASMFTRDKEIIALTSMVLPIIGLCELGNCPQTTICGVLRGTARPKLGANINLGCFYIVGMPVAVWLGFFAGFDFKGLWLGLLAAQASCMITMLFVLARTNWEGQVERAKQLTSSDATEEEHEQQEQSSTEECYDSNV, encoded by the coding sequence ATGTGTGAGTTATCATCATCTACCTCCACTTTGGGTGAAAGCAATGAGGGTCATCCACACACGCACACGACCAAAATTCAGGAGCCAGACATGTTAGCCCTTTTGATCCCCAAACCCCCAACAACATTCCAACAAGCCCAAAAAAACCATCAAAACACCCATTTTTCCCTGGCTTTCAACGAAGCCAAATGCATAGCAAACACAGCATTACCCATGGTGCTCACAGGTTTATTACTCTACTCTCGCTCCGTCATCTCTATGTTGTTCCTCGGTCGTGCCGGTGAGCTTGCCTTAGCTGGTGGTTCTCTCGCCATTGGATTCGCCAACATCACTGGTTACTCTATTCTCTCCGGCCTCGCCATGGGGATGGAACCCATCTGCGGCCAGGCTTTTGGGGCCAAACGTTTCAAACTTTTGGGCTTTGCCATGCAGAGGACcattgttcttcttcttttaacTTCCATTTTTATATCATTCTTCTGGCTCAACATGAAGAAGATACTGCTCCTCTGTGGCCAACAAGAAGACATCGCCACCCAAGCTCAATCCTTCATACTCTATTCTCTTCCCGATCTCGTCGCACAATCATTGCTACACCCTCTGCGAATCTACTTGCGAAGTCAATCCATAACCCTCCCTCTCACATACACTGCCTTTCTCTCTATTCTCCTTCACGTTCCCATCAACTACCTCCTCGTCTCCGTGTTCAAACTTGGAATCAAAGGCATCGCTTTAGGTGCCGTTTGGACCAATTTCAACCTTGTCTTTTCGCTGATTCTCTACATCTGGGTATCCCAAATATACAAGAAAACATGGACCCCTATTTCCTTGAAGGGCATCTTCTGCGGTTGGAAGGCGCTTTTGGATTTGGCAATCCCGAGTTGCATTTCGGTTTGCCTGGAATGGTGGTGGTACGAAATCATGATTTTACTGTGCGGGTTATTGATCAATCCCCAAGCAACCGTTGCATCGATGGGGGTTCTGATTCAAACCACCGCATTGATATACATTTTCCCTTCTTCTCTGAGCTTTGCTGTTTCAACACGTGTTGGGAACGAAGTGGGTGCGGAGAATCCTAAAAGGGCCAAACTCGCAGCACTCGTGGGGCTTTCTTTCAGTTATGTTTTGGGATTGTCGGCCTTGTTTTTTGCTGTTTCGGTGAGGCACGTGTGGGCATCCATGTTCACACGTGACAAGGAGATCATTGCTTTGACGTCGATGGTGTTGCCCATCATTGGTCTCTGCGAGCTTGGGAACTGTCCGCAAACAACGATTTGCGGCGTCCTGAGAGGAACCGCGAGACCGAAATTGGGAGCGAATATAAATTTGGGTTGCTTTTATATTGTGGGAATGCCCGTTGCGGTGTGGTTGGGTTTCTTCGCGGGCTTTGATTTCAAAGGCTTGTGGCTGGGTTTGTTGgccgcccaagcttcgtgcatGATCACCATGTTGTTCGTGTTGGCTCGCACCAACTGGGAGGGTCAGGTCGAAAGAGCCAAACAACTCACATCGTCTGATGCTACTGAGGAGGAACACGAACAGCAAGAGCAATCCTCAACAGAGGAATGCTATGATTCAAATGTTTGA